In Cololabis saira isolate AMF1-May2022 chromosome 1, fColSai1.1, whole genome shotgun sequence, the following proteins share a genomic window:
- the LOC133460163 gene encoding leucine-rich repeat LGI family member 2-like encodes MTSAVRCLATALVLLCFYYGEAESKKVFKCPSGCTCSKESIICVGAAQIPRTILPNEMNSLSIVNGSIAEITEGVFSLMPSLQLLLLNANSLTTIKDDAFSGLSHLEYLFIERNKINTITKNALRGLRALTHLSLANNEMRFLPRDLFFDLDSLLELDLRGNSFQCNCENKWLMTWLKNTNATVSDVMCAGPSDMKGKRLNDLPIPPGECISTDFVRHQSIPIQSMSSDIFSFKEDIFVAMAAPNSNSCVVMEWDHIELNFRKFDNITGKSVVGCKSVLIENHVLMIVTQLFGGSHIYKLDEKQNKFTKFQTIEVFNISKPNDIEAFHMDGDWYFVIVDSSKAGMSTLYKWTDQSDRNETGFHSYQFLHEWFRDTDAEFVEVDGKSYLILASRSQAPVIYLWNKSTLKFILHIEIPKVDDVVAVKAFRLEGDLYLALACYIGDSKVLKWAGKVFTEVQALPSRGAMVLQPFTFEDRHYLALGSDYSFTQIHLWDAETKTYHKFKDIYVQSPRSFTVVTTDRRSFIFSSSLKGKSMVFEHIYIDLSL; translated from the exons ATGACGTCTGCCGTGCGCTGCCTGGCCACCGCTCTGGTgctgttgtgtttttattacGGAGAAGCTGAATCCAAAAAGGTTTTTAAATGCCCTTCAGGATGCACCTGCTCCAAAGAGAGCATCATCTGCGTCGGTGCCGCGCAGATCCCCCGGACTATACTACCGAATGAGATGAACTCACT AAGCATAGTAAACGGATCCATTGCGGAAATCACTGAAGGGGTGTTTTCACTTATGCCTTCTCTCCAGCTGCT GCTTCTCAATGCCAATTCTTTGACTACAATTAAAGATGACGCCTTTTCTGGTCTTTCCCACCTTGAGTATTT GTTTATTGAAAGAAACAAGATTAATACAATCACCAAAAATGCTTTGCGGGGTCTACGAGCTCTGACTCATCT CTCCCTTGCAAATAACGAGATGAGGTTTCTGCCAAGAGATCTCTTCTTCGACTTGGATTCATTGCTGGAACT GGATCTGCGAGGAAACTCTTTCCAGTGCAATTGTGAGAACAAGTGGTTGATGACCTGGCTGAAAAACACGAACGCCACAGTATCAGATGTCATGTGTGCAGGCCCCAGCGACATGAAGGGCAAACGACTCAATGACCTTCCTATTCCTCCGGGTGAATGTATTTCTACAG ACTTTGTGCGTCATCAGTCTATTCCCATTCAGTCCATGTCATCGGACATCTTCTCCTTTAAAGAGGACATCTTTGTGGCGATGGCTGCCCCGAACTCCAACAGCTGCGTGGTCATGGAATGGGAtcacattgaattgaatttcagAAAGTTTGACAATATAACAG GGAAATCCGTTGTTGGATGCAAGTCAGTTCTGATTGAAAACCATGTGTTGATGATAGTCACCCAGCTCTTTGGAGGTTCCCACATTTACAAGCttgatgaaaaacaaaataagttcACCAAGTTTCAAACAATCGAGGTCTTCAACATCTCAAAACCGAATGACATTGAGGCCTTTCACATGGACGGTGACTGGTATTTTGTGATCGTGGACAGCTCAAAGGCAGGCATGTCTACTCTCTACAAATGGACTGACCAATCAGACCGCAATGAGACCGGTTTTCATTCCTACCAGTTTCTCCATGAATGGTTTCGTGACACAGATGCCGAGTTTGTCGAGGTGGATGGGAAGAGCTATCTAATTTTAGCCAGTCGCTCCCAGGCACCCGTTATCTACCTGTGGAACAAGAGTACCCTGAAGTTCATACTTCACATTGAAATCCCAAAAGTTGATGACGTGGTGGCGGTCAAAGCTTTTCGCCTGGAGGGTGACTTGTATCTGGCCCTTGCCTGTTACATTGGTGACTCCAAAGTGCTCAAGTGGGCCGGTAAGGTGTTCACTGAGGTGCAGGCTCTTCCCTCTCGAGGAGCAATGGTCCTCCAGCCTTTCACCTTCGAGGACAGACACTATCTTGCTCTCGGTAGCGATTACTCTTTCACTCAGATCCACCTCTGGGATGCCGAGACCAAAACATATCACAAGTTCAAGGATATTTATGTGCAGTCACCTCGGTCATTCACTGTGGTGACCACTGACCGGAGGAGTTTCATCTTCTCCTCCAGTCTCAAAGGGAAATCaatggtttttgagcatatatatatagatcTAAGCTTGTAA
- the LOC133460246 gene encoding coiled-coil domain-containing protein 149-A-like: MDPSRRRSESDWQALLSEFLVCKRKLESKTEALLILSKELDTCQQERDQYKLMANQLRERHQALKKKYRELIDGDPSLPPEKRNQVNLAQLLRDSREKSSRLSEEVKELKQRLLEAQGDNKLLRMTITKQRLGDEEVGVRHFPAHEREDLVKQLEQAGEQNEVLEHSVKSLTDELQDVRAERDVFQQKAHRLNVEMNHIVGNEEIRILDIDALCVENRYLHERLNQLQDEVSLLKTNLVKYKSALESRKNSKISGKPNSGALTGVLSAKQVKELLLSEENGCSLPVTPQSISDLKSLATALLETIHEKNMVIQHQRQINKILGIRVAELETKLKTLEMSGLWRLPEGRDLLVPRSQQAEAADSPGQEGLDGSEPSTQQSTPEVLNQVAETPAVPDCQEDAPTSSDVEASHQIASQQPSEDEPSSPPSGRPGSRDGHESDRPESVTACAALPTEDGRLSDSAPEVLDPSGARSPSDTCRPGDDSEPMRGGQEEPKEFPGEVEAVETVESCLADDNIVSTTVSEEQEDME, encoded by the exons ATGGATCCGTCCAGGAGGAGGAGCGAGAGCGACTGGCAGGCGCTGCTCAGCGAG TTCCTGGTTTGCAAGCGGAAGTTGGAGAGCAAGACAGAAGCTCTTCTGATCCTGTCTAAAGAGCTGGACACCTGCCAGCAGGAGAGGGATCAGTACAAGCTGATGGCCAACCAGCTCCGCGAGCGACATCAAGCGCTCAAGAAGAAGTACAGAGAACTCATT GATGGAGATCCGTCTCTGCCTCCTGAGAAGAGGAATCAA GTGAATTTAGCCCAGCTGCTGAGGGACTCGAGAGAAAAGAGCAGTCGGCTTTCTGAGGAGGTCAAGGAGCTGAAGCAGCGGCTGCTCGAAGCTCAAGGTGATAACAAG CTCCTACGAATGACCATCACCAAACAGAGGCTGGGAGATGAGGAGGTCGGGGTTCGACACTTTCCTGCACACGAGAGAGAAGATCTGGTCAAACAGCTGGAACAAGCTGGAGAACAA AACGAGGTGCTGGAACACAGCGTGAAGTCGCTCACGGACGAGCTGCAGGACGTTCGAGCAGAGCGGGACGTCTTTCAGCAGAAGGCTCACCGGCTCAACGTGGAAATGAATCACATCGTGGGCAACGAAGAGATTCGGATTCTAGACATAGATGCACTCTGTGTGGAAAACAG GTACTTGCATGAGCGGCTCAATCAGCTTCAAGATGAGGTCAGCCTGCTGAAAACCAACCTGGTGAAGTACAAG AGTGctttggagagcaggaagaactCTAAAATCAGCGGCAAACCCAACAGCGGGGCTCTGACTGGGGTGCTTTCTGCTAAACAAG TGAAGGAGCTGCTCCTGTCTGAGGAAAACGGCTGCAGCTTACCGGTGACTCCTCAGTCCATCTCCGACCTCAAGTCTCTGGCCACCGCTCTGCTGGAAACCATCCACGAGAAGAACATGGTGATCCAACACCAACGGCAAATCAACAA GATTCTCGGTATTCGAGTGGCAGAGCTGGAGACCAAACTGAAAACACTGGAGATGTCAGGGTTGTGGAGACTCCCAG AAGGCAGAGATCTCCTGGTCCCTCGCTCTCaacaagctgaagctgctgattCTCCTGGACAGGAAG GTCTGGATGGTTCTGAACCGTCCACACAGCAGAGCACTCCTGAAGTTCTGAACCAAGTTGCCGAAACACCAGCAGTTCCTGATTGTCAAGAAGATGCTCCGACATCGTCCGACGTGGAAGCGTCGCACCAGATCGCTTCACAGCAGCCCAGCGAGGATGAGCCGAGCAGCCCTCCGAGTGGAAGGCCAGGAAGCAGAGACGGTCATGAAAGTGATCGACCGGAGAGCGTAACGGCGTGTGCTGCTTTACCAACAGAAGACGGGCGTCTGAGTGACTCTGCTCCTGAAGTGTTGGATCCGAGCGGAGCCCGGTCACCGTCCGATACCTGCCGACCCGGAGACGACTCTGAGCCAATGAGAGGAGGACAAGAAGAGCCAAAAGAATTTCCCGGGGAGGTGGAAGCTGTTGAGACTGTTGAGTCTTGTCTAGCGGATGATAATATTGTCTCCACAACAGTTTCTGAAGAGCAGGAGGACATGGAGTGA
- the LOC133450988 gene encoding extracellular superoxide dismutase [Cu-Zn]-like — protein sequence MRPYGVVSVLETALLVLLAACQQCTSTFLPPEFSQHNGTLYATCLLKPSTALPEGLPKLCGEVLFKQDQAQGKLQILLRFHGFPKDGHPEPRAVHIHQYGDLSQGCDSTGGHYNPFGVHHPDHPGDFGNFVPQQGKVHALIDSEATLFGGLSVFGRAVVVHEKIDDLGLGGDTGSLLHGNAGRRLACCTIGISSPRLWDIKYKQYQRQSVLFI from the exons ATGCGCCCATACGG TGTAGTGAGCGTACTGGAGACAGCTCTGTTGGTTTTGCTGGCAGCCTGTCAACAATGTACCTCAACCTTCCTTCCACCAGAGTTCTCACAACACAATGGCACTCTGTATGCAACCTGCTTACTGAAACCCAGCACTGCGCTCCCGGAGGGCCTCCCCAAACTGTGCGGCGAGGTGCTGTTTAAGCAGGATCAAGCTCAGGGAAAACTCCAAATCCTTCTCCGGTTCCACGGCTTCCCAAAAGACGGTCATCCGGAGCCCAGAGCCGTGCACATCCACCAGTACGGAGACCTGAGCCAGGGATGTGACTCAACTGGCGGCCACTACAACCCGTTTGGTGTGCACCACCCTGACCACCCAGGGGACTTTGGTAACTTCGTGCCTCAGCAAGGAAAAGTCCATGCATTGATTGACTCTGAGGCGACACTGTTTGGAGGTCTGTCGGTGTTTGGTAGAGCTGTGGTGGTTCACGAAAAGATAGATGACTTGGGGCTCGGTGGCGACACCGGGAGCCTGCTGCACGGGAACGCAGGGCGAAGGCTCGCCTGCTGCACTATTGGGATCTCCTCCCCCCGTCTCTGGGATATCAAGTACAAGCAGTACCAGAGGCAGTCAGTATTATTCATATAG